The genomic stretch CCTTTTTCTCTCTTAACTGTATGTTAGGCAATTTTTCGGTAGTAGGCTCATTAACAACTGTAATATAAAGCTCGAGATTCTCCAACTCATCGTTTTCATCTTGGATCAATACAAGGTCGCCATCTTCAAATCCTGATAGCTCCAGTAAAGAGCTATCGATGTTGTCGTCGAAATCAACGTCGTAGACTAATCGCGACTTGCCTACGATGATAGACAAGTCGCCATCTTCGTAACCGTActtcttgaccaactcATCTACAAGCCACCGTAAGGTGTTTTCTTGCAACTCTTGATTCGTTAAGTTCATGATACCGCGCGAAAGTAATGACGAACTAGGACAACTTTCATTGGGAGAAACCAACGATGCAGCTGTGATATACTTGTTTGGCTTGATACTAATGAAAACCGTAGAAGATTCCTTAACAATCGGGGAGAAGTCGACACTACCCGTCTGTTCATAGTCatgtttgaagaatttggtACCGTTCAAGCTCGAAAACCCAGAAATGATGGCATTTGTGGTAGCAATGGCTGGAATGATATTACCGGCAATTTCCTTGATATCAAATTTAGACATCAAAGGTATCCCGAAGATTGAAGACCTTAAGTTGGCCGCTGCCACAACAAAGTTGAGGGTATCGTCGTCATCCTTGTCAAACGATACGAACAGTTCCTTTCCAGATTTCAATCTGGATTGCAAAGCCACGCCAGACTTATATAATACAAACAAGTTTTCCAACACCGACCACACCTTTGTATCGGTGCTGATGATGTTATTTTTTGCATGAAGTAGCTGCTGCAACTCAGTAGAAAGAGCATTGAAGTTTAGAGGTATAGGCTTTCTACGTGACTTCCATAATGTATCAATCAATAATAACCTTTCGATGTCTGCCTGAAAGATCTTGACCACAAGCAGCTCTATAAACGCTGACCCGTCCAAACCTTTGATCTGGTTTCTCAAGTCAATAAGCTCGTTGGCttctttggccaagttttctttttcctgAACATCATCAGTCTCGTTCCTaatctgttcttcattattCATGCTCGATATCTCAGATTCGTCAAACAATTGGTGGAAGAGGAATTCTTTTGCCCATGTGATACAATGAACCGGAAGTGACGGTGTTGACCTAATAGTACACACTGGAAAAGTCTTTGGTGTGACTTTGGCTTGACAGTCAAAACATTCGCTATAGTATGGGTAAATGGGTTGAATCTGTCCTTCAAAACCTGTAGTGCCACTTTCCATCAACGGTTTCTTGAGGAACAAACACATTTTGTTTACGTATCTTCGGGCTTCTAAGTTATCCAAAGCGTTGTACACATAGCTGAACTGAGACCACCAGGTGAGTGGAAACTGGTTAGTATCCATAATATTGCCATGATGAGGAACTAATTTGGCACCAAAATAGTTGAACGATTGTACAGCTTTGGCAATAGTTAAGGACTTTGACTTGTCGATATCCTTCTTGCGAAATAAGAACTGtctgttcaagttggaaagagtCACGGTATCAAGATCGACAATGTGAATCTCTCCATATCCTGTCAAAAGTAGATCTTTCAAGAGTTCACATCCTATACCACCAGCTCCAACCATAACCACCCTAGTTCTCTGAACACGACCAAAGCACTCATCGCCTAAgactttcttcaaataaGTATCTCTAGCCATCGTAGATCGACCTTCTGGTCTTTTTGTTTTAATGTTGAATGAGTAAATATGAAATGTGCTTCGGAAAGTTCAGAATTGTCAACTGGCGAGATTGCGAGATTGCGAAATGAAATTATATAGTGCGACATCTGTGcatacttcaagaattcactACTTCCATAGTTGATAGAGCCATAAAAAGGGTTATAAGCATCTAGACAGTTGTAAATTATTTACATTATTTACAGATACAATCCGTTGCTACTTGTTGATCTATTTCGTATATTTGTGGAATTTATAATTTCCTGTTGTTTTCTGTTTTCattattcaatttctacttcttaTTATCTTCTATTCCTAAATGTACATTACCAACTATACACTGGTAAACAAAGTCCAAACACCCTTCAAATAACCAACGATTTCATCGCCTCCCAATTTAGACTCACCGTATAATCTGTCGACAAAAGAAATTGGTACTTCACCAATCTTGAATCCCAATGATCTGGCTCTCACCATCATTTCCATCTGGAAAACGTATCCCTTGGACTGGGTAACTTCGATTATTTTAGCCAAAGCATCCTTCTTGTATAATCTGAAAGAGCCAGTCAAGTCAGATACGTTTGGTCTCAATGTTGTGGCAGCAAGGAAGTTGGCACCTCTGGAAACCAACTTTCTCTTTAAGTCCCAACCAAAAACACCTCCATCACCGGCATATCTTGTTCCGGTCACAATGTCAAAGTTTTCACTCTTCTGCTTGGCAATGAATTCAGGAATTGCTTCTGGATGGTGCGAGAAGTCGGCATCCATGATTATGACATAGTTACCAGTGACAAACTGTAAGCCATGGACATAAGCTGTACCCAAACCCAACTTTCCAGCTCTAGCTCTCAATTGAATGTGGTCCGCACCAAAGATGTCAATAAGCTGCTTGGCGACAACTTGTGTACCATCGGGGGAGTTGTCGTCCACAATGACTACTTCCCATTCAatgttgttcttcttgaaggtCTCAGCCAACAAATACACCAAGATGGGCAAGTTTTTTCTTTCGTTATACGTTGGCAATATCACCGAGTACTTGTCTGATCCCATTGCAAAAGTGGTTCTACTGATAAAAGCTAAGAGTGGTGGAAGAGAATtgtatcttgaagaaaaacGATAATAGAATATGAAATGTTGAATATACGTGTCGTTATTTACAGGGTGTATTTCCTGCAGATAATCCCAACTTTGCTGGAAcaattcaatattttcaGCTGTATGGTTGAAACTTTCAGtatttttgcaaccatAAAAACTACAATTACATCACTCCACTTCTACACTACTTCCCAAACTTAGATTTTGATTACCTTCCTCGAATCGTATCACAAATACAAACTAATCTAAAACGAAACCCTCCTGCAGAAACACACCAAAAAGACACCATATAAATAAAAGCAAGGACGGAATTGTAGTTGAGCGACGTTTGGCTAGGGCAAGTAGTTCTCTCAAAGGAATATGGGCAAGATATATAAGCAAACATATCTCAGAGTCCATATGAAGCAAGATAAATtaaacaaacaaacaaacaaacaaaaagaacgcaaagaaagcaaagaaCCCACTTGTAATAGCCATCTCTATTCATTACTGAGACTCAAAATTGGTCCAACTAGTATAACAAAGACAAAAAGATAtaaaaacaaaaagataaatGAGGGTAGTCTTCCGGCAATGAAGCATGCAAAACAATGATTAAAAGTATTCAGTGAATGCTACATATGAGCTTGTGCGAGTCAAAGATACTGTTCAATCTATTGATTCAACGTCAATGAATTGATTTGACCAGCAAGAACATCAAAAGAAGGATTGATACCCAGGCTGGCTTGGTTATTACCCTCGTTCAACCCCGGGGCTGAATGTGGTGGAATTGAaatgttcttgttggaataAGATGCCTGTTGTGCTCCGTAGCTTGGATACAACCCTGGGGAGTTGTTGACCGAGTTGGAGTACTTTTGCTGGTTGACAATCTGAGATTGTACCTGTtgatgctgctgttgatgttgttgatgttgctggtactgctgttgctgttgctgctgaaCTTGTTGCTGCATCATCATTAATTGCTGTGGCAATAATTGCGTAGGCGTGCCATTTCCACTCCCACGTAAGTTGCTACCATTGTACTGATAGTGGTTTTTGTTAGCACCAACAGTGTTGTTATAGCCATTGGTGCCTCCAACAGAGTTATTACGAGCCTGCCGTTGTTGACCATATGAGTTGGCATGCTGAGGTTGAGGCTGTTGCAAGCCCATGAAACCGTTGCTCAAGTTCAAAGGTTGGCCGCTAGCAGTTGCAGCTGCAATCgcagcagcagtagaaTTTACAGAATGAGCGGTGTTGACTTGGTGGTTGTTTATAGCAAGTGCTGGCTTGGAAGCTCCACACTTCAAACAACACAAGTTTTTAGCGAAGTTGTGGTATATACATACTTCACACTTCCAGTCTCCAGCTCTGAATGGAACACTATTGTTGTAATGCAAGCGAGAatggttgttgttgttgttgttatGATGTCCCTGGTTGTGGTTCGAGTTATTATTGTGGTGGTTGACGCCactttgactttgttgaactgAATATGGAGAGTCGCTACCTCTCTGCTGGGAGCCGTTATCATTGTAAGACGGGTTACCGTAGTTGTTGGAGTTCaaaacagcagcagcagcattGACAACAGCAGAGTTCAAcgccaacttgaagttgggtTGACCGTTCGTACTATTGctattgttattgtttTGATTACCGTTGACTCCGCTTAGGTAGccattgttgttgttattgtttTGATTGCCATTGGCTCCGTTGATGTAGCCATTGTTGTTGCCGGTACGACGGTTGTTGCCATTATggttattgttggaataGATCGACTCCTGGATGGCCACAGCACTAGAAGCAGGGAAAGAGCATCTGAAACAGTGTGTTCTTCTCTGGAAGTTGGAAAATCCACACGAAGGACAAGTCCAGTCACCAGGTCTAGCTCTGTTCTTCGAAGGCGGGAAGGGAGTCAACAAGTCACTAGCCTTATCCAAGACTCTAGTAGACGAGGGTTGCACTTCGATAGCCCTATCGTTCAAAACTCTACCGTTCATAGACAAGGATTCAGAAGCTTCTTCATGAGTGGCAAACACAGCAAAACCAGCAATTCCCTTGGACTTATGTGGAGAGTTAGAAGCAGCGTTGGTTTTACCAGCCTCAGCAGTGTCTAGATTCTTCAAGGTCCAGAATGCAATAGGTCTTCCACCGAACTGGGTGAACCACGATTCCAACTCTGACTGGGTGGTATCGTTGGGCAAATTATAGAGATACAAGATTTTTGATCTTTCTGACAAGAACACAGAGACATCTTTAGCAGAATCATATGGTTTTGTAAGCACAGATGCATGGTCTTCAATGGGGATAGACTTTCTGATGAGCTGCACCAAGATCTTAGTGAATAAGTTAACAGTAGCCATGGTCTTAGTGTCACTCGATACTGGAGCAGCTGGTGGGGACGTTCTGGCTGGGTTGGTCGTTGACGGTTCAGACGAGAAAGAGGTGGTTGAGGACGACGACAGCGCCGTAGGTGGAGGAGTagacgatgacgacaagGGGTTTTTCAAGGCGTCTTCAGTATCCAGATCGatttctacttcaagaGCAGTGATGACATTAGAGAGAGATGAAGCTGTGTATGAAAGAGCTTCCGGATGTGTGATCTGCCATTTGGCGTATTCTGTCAGTAAGTCAAACACACGAGGATGTTGCAAATATGGAGGCAAAACTACAGCCTTGTCTCTTGCTTCACGAGGTAACTGTActctcaacttggacaTGTCGAAAGTGACAAGCGAAAACTCCTTATTTTTTGAGATGATGTTGTCTTGGATGTATGTGTCGAACTTGACGATAGCATCTTTGAACGAGCCAGCATTTCTGACATGTTCCCATGTGATTCTGTGGAGCTGTGAGCAGTACGGCGTGATGGGTGTATTGACCGGTCTCACCAAAACTGACTCCTTGTCCAAGTTTTCAAGTGTTGTGGCATCGACTACTGACCAGGCAAACTCAATCAACTCAGACGAGTCCTTTGTCACATACGTGGTGGACTCATCGCAGGTGGTTGCAATGTGAACAACAATGTAGACGTCACTCATGGGTGTTGGAAAAGGTATTACCGGAATGCTTAATGTGGCAGCGAAAATGGAGGCCTTATGGTGGATGTGAGAGACGTCCGATaagctgaaaagtttcTCGGTTGTGAAAATTGGGAAAGAAGAGGTGAAGATCCAACAGAAGCACGTGTACGATGACTGGAGCTTTGGTTTGGGGTCAGGGGCTCCTGGGGAAGGTGCAAGAGTCGTTCAGCAGAGCCTGGACTGGAGACACTACTGGGTTGTGGTGGAGGTGGTGTTCTTGTTAGATATGGTTGGTCTGAGTTATCCCAAGTTTTATGGGTGATATATTTTTTTTCGACGACGTTTGCGAGGCACACGTGATCTGCAGCATGGGAGCCGATCTTAGTGCCAGAATGTGTCACCAAGTTTCTTTTATATACATACAAAATGGGAgcaaaatatgaaaaaCATATCCTTATAGAATGTCAGTAAAGTAACGGATATACATCTCTCTCTATTGCTGCTGATTGTGTATATACATATTCTGTGTCCGACAATATGTTCATTTTAGCACATGTTCGAAGTGAGACGGCACCTACTTAATGTTTACTTTTCAGAATCTCACCACACTAATTTTCTCTTAGAGGATTCGAATCGCCTTGAGCGTACTTAAGACTTCTGCTTTTGCTATTCATGCTTAGTCCTTCATCTCCTCCTCATCctttcttcatctccaTTATCTGCGTATCGTGTTTGTTTGCTTGATCTCTTTGTATCATTCGGCTCACTACAGCAACTATAATTAAGCAAAACACAGTCTGTTTGTATACAAGTCGCGTCGCAATTGTGGACTCTATGTACTCGGAATTGTAGAGCTGCTACCTATTCTGATACCGTTAGTCTAAACCGGCTCTTAAAATTTTCACACCattcattatcaaaatAAGCGACAATAAGCCACCTTCACTTGTTACACCATAATACACTTAGAAAGTACATCGTCATAAGCATTGTACACTATTTATAATACACAACTACCAGATCATATACAATTTCTCATATTCGACTAGATACTgtacaacttcagaaattCCACCATAACATAAGCCTATGTCCATACCTCAATCGTTCATGGAACCCATCAACGACCCCATAGCCATCCGTGGGCCTCAGCGGGTGTTCCAGGCCCAGCTCCTCTTCTGTTCGTCTCTAGGACTCATTTCGTTCTGTCTCTTTTGTGTGTTGCGCTACCGATGGCCACATATCTATGCTGTTCGTACATTAAGAAAGAGCTCGGCCAGTCCGCTTCAGCCGTTGCCACGAAACTACTTCGGCTGGATCTCTGTGATATACAAACTCACTGATGAAGACATTCTCAACTTTTCAGGCTTGGATGCTTATGTCTACTTGGAGTTCTTCAGAATGGGCATTAAGgtgttcttccttctcgCCATCGTCGCCCTTTGTATCCTAAGTCCTGTTAGGTACTACTTCACAGGTAATTACGATAAGGACAACATCACCTGGGGCAAAGTGGTAACTTGGGGTATCTTATATGCGGGCGGAGAGCCTTCAAACCCAAACCATCCTCCCGATATCAACGACGACTTCCCCAAATACTTGTGGGTGTACCCCGTGTTCACCTACCTTTTCTCTATCATCGTATACGTCTACTTGTTTGAGTTTACTCagaaagtgttgaagacaagacAGAAATACTTGGCTTCGCAGAACTCTATTACTGATAGAACTATCCGTTTGGACGGGATACCGAAAaagattctcaagaagaacgaCCCTCAGATTTTGAAGCGCTTCATAGAGGATTTAGGCATCGGAAAAGTCATCGACGTGAAACTCATGTATGACTGGACTCCTATGGAACACCTCTTCAAACAGAGACGTAAGATTATTAACAGGTTGGAAGATCTCTATGCTTCCAAAAACGAACTAACTATCGATATATATACCCAGGACAGGACGCCTTCAGTGATGCCGGATCTCAATGTCTCCTATGCACCAAAAATGGATGCTGCTACTGGTGCAAAGGTCGACCTGGAAATCAATGACTTGTCCAGATCGTTaatcaacatcaacagtaAGATTCGGAACATCCAAGACCGTTTCgattccaacttctctacCATAAATACAGACGAAAATCCCGAGTTCAAACAGTTGCCAAGTGCTTTCATCACTATGGAATCAGTAGCTTCTGCACAAATGGCAGCACAGACCATCCTTGATCCAAGAGTATATAAGATGATTGTCAACTTGGCTCCAGCTCCCAAGGACATAAGATGggagaacttgaaaatgtcATATACAAAGAGGATGATAAAATCATATCTTATTACCACTATTATAATCCTAAGCTATGCGGttatcattttcttggttGCGCTCTTGACATCTTTGTTAGATTTGAAATCCATAATCAAGTTTTGGCCATCGTTAGGCAAATTCATTGGCAAGTCGAAGTTTTTGACAACGTTCGTCACCGGTATCTTGCCGCCATTGTTGTTCTCTGCTTTGTCGGTACTGGTACCTTATTTTTACAAATTCTTATGCATGCATCAAGGATACTCCTCGAATAgtgaaattgaattgtcCAcattgctgaagaatttcttcttcaacttcttcatcttgtttTTGGCATTCATGACCACAGGTACTATTTGGGATTACCTTTCCTATATCAGCGATACGACgaagattgcaaaaacgCTTGCTTCTGCTCTTAGAAAGTACTCATTGTTTTATGTGGACTTGATCCTTTTGCAGGGTCTCGCAATGTTCCCTGTGAAATTACTTCAGATCAGTGActttttgatcttgaatATTCTTGCAAAGTTATTCCTACTTCGGAAcatgttcttgaagacACCAAGAGACTATAGAAGCTACTACTACACACCTCAAgtctttgattttggcaTCCATTTACCACAGCACATATTCATTTTCATGATCATTTTAATCTATTCGGTAGTGTCTACAAAGATTGTCACAAGTGGTCTCGTATATTTCGTTCTTGGATGGTTCGTCTATAGGTATCAATTGGTGTACAATTTTGTGCACCCTCCTCATTCTACAGGTAAAGTTTGGCCAATGATATTTAGAAGAGTTATGTTGGGATTGATTatctttcaattgttcaTGTGTGGTACCTTGGTTTTGGAAAAGGCTATCTTGTTATCATTATTGTGTTCGCCTTTGCCTGTGGTAACTGTTGTAATCTTTTGGAACTTTGAAAAGTATTACGTCCCATTGAACACATTCATTGCATTGAGAGCCATACAGAACCCATATTCATTTGATAAAGAATTTGATGATGACAGACTGCTGTTATCAAACGAAATAGAAGCTGAAACTATCCAATCAGAAATTGACGACGACCTGATTATGGATGAGTCATCATTTTTGATTACTGGGGCTCTGACAGCCCGCACATATGAAGGTGCACTTTCGCGAAGAAGGTCCACTatagatgaagaaagagagcaATACACCGACTATACATATCCTTATCTTGTCGATCCATTACATGGACCCTGGATTGGTTTCGAAGGTAATATCATATCTATGGTGCAGTACAATCAAGGTGTCCTTCCTGctgatcttgaagatggaGATTCAAGCATAGTCTCTACTAATGATCGCGAGACCATTATCCGCAAGAAGATAACTGTCAGTGAGTGGGAATAGTAGGTAAGAATAAGCGGAAGACGGGCGGAAGGATATATGTAAGCCCAGAAAATGTAGTGTTAATAATTTCTAAAATCACACAAATGCGTTGCCTATTGTTTTCGCTTCAAGGGAGTCGGTGACACTGAGTCCGAAACTAAGTAAACAGTAAATACTATAGAATTCTACAGATAATTAGACAATAATATTGAACAGCAAATAAGAATAATTTTATTAAGGAGAGGGTTGGCATGGTCCGTTTTCAAATTGGTTGAATAGTGgaaaaagatgaagtaTTAGAAATGAACAGAAAAGTGATTTAcaacgagaagaagaaataaaagTCTATAAAAACACCACACCAACTACACTAATGACTGGAAATATCAGCAAGGTTGCACTATTAATAGTTGTCAATAGGCAAAAAATCAGTTGTCACAACGTTGGAATGGGAACACAGTAAAGTTCCATACAACACGAGCATATTTCCCAGTAATATTTTTTCCTTATCTTATTTTatgattttgcacccaaaaaaTTTTGGTCGCACACTTCTAAGTGGATCTTGTTCTACCATCTACGAATGGAAGAGATTCAGAGCTGGCGTAGCGATCATCTTGAGTATGCTTGATTTGCTCTTTGTCATTCGATTGCTTCAGTTTAcgaacaagagaaagatccattaacttttctttccttAGGTTCTTGTCAATTACGTAATCTGGTTTCTCGGGACTGTAGTCACAGTCAATGCCAAACTTTGCACATCCAGCACAGATAGGACGGACCTCGTCACATTTCAAATGCTTGATACGACAAATCCAACAACCGTTCTTGGATCTTGGTAACAATCTTCTCCGAGTGTATTTCTTGGGTTTTGGTGGAGTACCATAAGTGTCATCAATCAGATCTTTGACTTTCTTTGAGGTCTTCCTAGACTTTTTAACTACCTCTTTTAAGGTTGGGTATGTCTTCCTTCTCGGTGTTTCAGAAGAGACGTacgaagaagctgaagaatctgaattGTGACGGAATATGTCCATTTGTGGTAAACCTGCACTCGAAATAGGTGTAGGTCCCGGGCCCATTGAATACGTAGTAGATCCGTTTGATACTGATCTACTCTTGTTAGGGGTCAGGTGTAGTTCCATCGCCTTATATTTATTGCACAATGGGGACATTTTTGGGGACAATTCACCTAATGGGGAATTGCTAGCATTAGAGATGTGGGTAGCCAACATCAAGCCttttttgttgttgatagAAGCTGCAACgttgttgttcaatctAGTGATGGACAGTTTCTTACTAATCTTATGGTCTAAGGAATGCGAGCTTGTGGAGGATGGCAATGGTTTATACATTAGAGGAGCTGGACCTCTAACGttgtattcttcatttgttgaagttgtcgtGTTGTTAACAGACGAATTAGGAGTGAAGCTGGTATCAGACAAGGTTGGTGTGTAGACATCATTGATAGTTGGCGTATAGGGATACATTCCAAAATCGTTCATTGTCTGGTATGCTGTAGAAAAGCTTCTCAATACAGTTTCCTGGTTTGGTTGGAAGGTGGTAACGGAGTTGATGGAACTATCTTCAATCTCTCTGCTGTTGTATATCATCGAGTTAGGAATCGAGTCCAATGAGTGGTTCCCCAATTCAAGGTTGTACATCAAGTCAACTGACTGAGGCCCTGTAATTGAGTTATTGATTAATTCCGGAGTCGAGTCGATGTTCAATTTGTAGAGTGGTTGGTTTCCTTGCCCTTGGCTACTATTATGCAATGAGTTAGCAGACATGGCAGCCTGAGGGTTTGAAAATATAGAATAGTGTGACAGGCTGTTAAAGAACTCGCCGTTGTTGTGAGGTGTGCCCGAGCCATAATTCTGGAATTGAGGAGTCGGAGCCAAATTGGAGAGGAATGCagcattggaagaaatattGGGTGCTCCGCTGTGTGCTATGGCCATTGGAGGCACTGGGATGAAAGGGGCATTACTATCGAATTGATAGAGGTCCTGATCATTAAATCCATAGTTATTTTGGTTGAATCTTATGCCCATGGTAGGGGAGCTGGAGGCGATGGATGACTCCAATTTGATGGTATCCTCGTTTTCAAAAGTGGTGTTAGGAGAATTGCCTCCTAGTTGATGTTCCATGAGAATTTCGTCGAAGTTGGGGACTGTGTGGGTAGCAGTAGTTGGTTTAGGAAAGGAAAGACCgttgggtgcaaaaatgAGTGAATACCAcgaacttcttgtttaAAGACGAATAATGATGAAGGAAACTGGAAACATATAAACAGTGTGACAGGTTACACTATTTGGAGAAGGTATTTATACCAATTTATATAATAGTACCCTCTTGTGTGAACTGTCTGAGAATATTAGGGTAGACTTTTGGTAGGAATTCTCAAACTTTTTGGTTAGAAGAGTATGCAGACTATATGTAGTTGATGGGGTATTTTTTAGTTCTGAaacaccaacaagaacaacaagtcAGTAGTCAAAAGGTGATGATTATGGAGTGTAAAGGGGGGATGGGGTTGTCAACTACGATAGTGGCCAATCAAGGTGACACTGACCAAATATATAATATTTGAAACTTTATTGGATATGTTGTCAGAAGTTAGCTAATGTAACCCGGCCAAGTTGCGCACTATCCAAGCCTCTCAGGAAATTAGCTCCAAGTACAGCGTTATATCGGCCAAGAATAACAGTCTTATTACTCTGGGAAGAATGATCAGAACAGCTTCAAAAGATATTGGTCTCTGTTTGAATTGCTTTTGCGGTCGGAGGGTCCTCTAGGGCAACCGTTTGTGTGAGtatatattattattgCCAAGCTCTAGATACCTCAAGGGTAAATTGGAACCAATTTTCTATTCTTGGTTACAGCTCTGGAAACTGACGATTCTCTTGAGGTATTGGAATAGATCGGGTAATGATGATGGTATATGTCTTGGAGGGTGGTTCTGTCAATTAAAAAAATTAAGTCGTTATCCGAAGGTTAAACCTCACCTTGTCAAACCCTGTCTAAGCACTTCCCAGGTTCTGGCGAAGCTGTCTTACTaccaattgcaagaaaCAGGTGCTTATTCCTGACTTGATAAAAAATAGaggagaaagaaagaaacctagtcagaaagaaaagtcaGGTtaatacaaaaaaaaatgaagatacGAACATCCCCTAAGATTAttgaaaagtgaaaatctGGCCGAGCTAGATTTGGTATAGTGaataaaaaaaattattgCGAAGATAAAGAGTGGAGACAATACAATACCAGTACTTTTCTACCAAATTACGTaaacaagaaaagttaGGCATGTACGGTATTGAAATCCTATGTAAATCAAGAGACTACACCCCAATTAGCTCATTTCCAGGAGATGGAAACAATGTAAGTTACAAAAATTAGACTTCAATAATATTTCGATTCACCGACAGTTGCCTTGAATGGAGCGATGGAGTGCTCGAGATTAGCACCCTACTAATGGTGCTAAATCGGTGCTACATGACAAAATATTACTAATAATATTGAGAGTACTTCTATCATCAGACAACCGCTGGTTGGATGCTCCTTGAATCATTGGAATGTAGAATTGTATGAGAAGACTTTTTACGAAAGATGCGGTGGATTTTGGTGTCTTTCCGCAGCATAGCCATATGGACGTCTACTAGAATGCGCCATGGGAGGTTATGTTATTGAAAAACAACGTGAATGGACAACAGATCCCTTTGCAGAACGCATGAGACAATGGACATCACATACCTAACCTTTATCAATACAGGAATTCTTGTATCTTGGGTGGAACATTTGCAAAATGGTTTTATTAAATAGTATGTACCTTAAAGCATCCGCATGAAAAAAAAGATTAATATAATGCATACCT from Scheffersomyces stipitis CBS 6054 chromosome 2, complete sequence encodes the following:
- the UBA2 gene encoding Protein with homology to mammalian ubiquitin activating (E1) enzyme (go_funtion catalytic activity; ubiquitin activating enzyme activity~go_process protein modification; ubiquitin cycle), with protein sequence MARDTYLKKVLGDECFGRVQRTRVVMVGAGGIGCELLKDLLLTGYGEIHIVDLDTVTLSNLNRQFLFRKKDIDKSKSLTIAKAVQSFNYFGAKLVPHHGNIMDTNQFPLTWWSQFSYVYNALDNLEARRYVNKMCLFLKKPLMESGTTGFEGQIQPIYPYYSECFDCQAKVTPKTFPVCTIRSTPSLPVHCITWAKEFLFHQLFDESEISSMNNEEQIRNETDDVQEKENLAKEANELIDLRNQIKGLDGSAFIESLVVKIFQADIERLLLIDTLWKSRRKPIPLNFNALSTELQQLLHAKNNIISTDTKVWSVLENLFVLYKSGVALQSRLKSGKESFVSFDKDDDDTLNFVVAAANLRSSIFGIPLMSKFDIKEIAGNIIPAIATTNAIISGFSSLNGTKFFKHDYEQTGSVDFSPIVKESSTVFISIKPNKYITAASLVSPNESCPSSSLLSRGIMNLTNQELQENTLRWLVDELVKKYGYEDGDLSIIVGKSRLVYDVDFDDNIDSSLSELSGFEDGDLVLIQDENDELENLELYITVVNEPTTEKLPNIQLREKKAIKEKNEDEQGDSTIENNTNQDGTTMVIIEDEEDTDLVMIAEPASKKRRIAGEEYM
- the NRP1 gene encoding Asparagine-rich protein (ARP protein) (RNA-binding / Ran zinc finger proteinrotein); this encodes MSDVYIVVHIATTCDESTTYVTKDSSELIEFAWSVVDATTLENLDKESVLVRPVNTPITPYCSQLHRITWEHVRNAGSFKDAIVKFDTYIQDNIISKNKEFSLVTFDMSKLRVQLPREARDKAVVLPPYLQHPRVFDLSTEYAKWQITHPEALSYTASSLSNVITALEVEIDSDTEDALKNPLSTSPPAAPVSSDTKTMATVNLFTKILVQLIRKSIPIEDHASVLTKPYDSAKDVSVFLSERSKILYLYNLPNDTTQSELESWFTQFGGRPIAFWTLKNLDTAEAGKTNAASNSPHKSKGIAGFAVFATHEEASESLSMNGRVLNDRAIEVQPSSTRVLDKASDLLTPFPPSKNRARPGDWTCPSCGFSNFQRRTHCFRCSFPASSAVAIQDGVNHHNNNSNHNQGHHNNNNNNHSRLHYNNSVPFRAGDWKCEVCIYHNFAKNLCCLKCGASKPALAI
- the DPM1 gene encoding dolichol-P-mannose synthesis (Dolichol-phosphate mannosyltransferase (Dolichol-phosphate mannose synthase) (Dolichyl-phosphate beta-D-mannosyltransferase) (Mannose-P-dolichol synthase) (MPD synthase) (DPM synthase)), translating into MGSDKYSVILPTYNERKNLPILVYLLAETFKKNNIEWEVVIVDDNSPDGTQVVAKQLIDIFGADHIQLRARAGKLGLGTAYVHGLQFVTGNYVIIMDADFSHHPEAIPEFIAKQKSENFDIVTGTRYAGDGGVFGWDLKRKLVSRGANFLAATTLRPNVSDLTGSFRLYKKDALAKIIEVTQSKGYVFQMEMMVRARSLGFKIGEVPISFVDRLYGESKLGGDEIVGYLKGVWTLFTSV